One Paenibacillus sp. FSL H7-0737 DNA segment encodes these proteins:
- a CDS encoding ATP-binding protein: MRSNEFQSFDFAFTHAVIGMALVSLDGTFLKWNSALSTLLGYDHNELITPSPSVRTLLSQIHEIAELGRSLSSMNIHPHRFQQDYYLPTGQLLSIEISISIVSDANGASLYYFTQFENKTLIRHIENQLQEAESSLLEKDKSFLQLLEGLPLTVVITVKGIIQYVNSAGLQLIHAESLNQLVGTSTTNIVDLSNHAILQERRERYYSGDTIGSVCYLINCLNGQQKFVDGFTLPIIFNGNKAFIGIFKDVSQQMLEEERLIQSEKLSTAGQLAAGIAHEIRNPLTAINGFMKLLRSSERMNDKYFFIIESELKRIEFIVNELLVLSKPQTTHVSKPVDLLSLLEQVTTLMNGQAALKNLQILPVCTDHSIWVHGEAYQLKQVFINLLKNAMEAMNSGGNIYIHVLTNESEARISVQDEGCGMTEEQIKALGKPFYTTKETGTGLGFMITQNIVHNHGGAITVESVPEQGTTFTVTIPKILEPEEAVI; encoded by the coding sequence GTGCGGTCCAATGAATTCCAAAGTTTTGATTTTGCTTTTACACATGCTGTAATTGGAATGGCTCTAGTTTCGTTAGATGGAACGTTCCTAAAATGGAATTCAGCCCTAAGTACCCTATTGGGATATGATCATAACGAGTTAATAACACCTTCACCATCCGTCCGAACCCTTCTAAGTCAGATCCATGAAATTGCTGAGCTTGGAAGGTCTCTTTCCTCTATGAACATCCATCCGCATCGATTCCAACAGGACTACTACCTACCAACCGGACAGCTGTTATCAATAGAGATCTCCATATCTATCGTTTCTGATGCTAATGGTGCATCCCTATATTATTTTACTCAATTTGAGAACAAGACCTTGATCAGGCATATAGAAAATCAGCTGCAAGAAGCGGAAAGCAGTCTACTAGAAAAAGATAAATCATTCCTGCAACTCCTGGAGGGATTACCTCTGACCGTTGTTATTACAGTAAAAGGGATTATTCAGTATGTGAATTCAGCGGGCTTACAGTTAATCCATGCGGAGAGCCTGAATCAATTGGTGGGTACATCCACTACTAATATTGTAGACCTTTCCAATCATGCTATCCTCCAAGAACGAAGGGAAAGATATTACAGTGGTGACACGATTGGCTCTGTTTGCTACTTAATTAATTGCTTAAATGGTCAGCAGAAATTTGTGGATGGATTCACATTACCGATTATCTTCAATGGAAACAAGGCATTTATCGGAATATTTAAAGATGTCTCTCAGCAAATGCTGGAAGAAGAACGGCTAATCCAATCCGAGAAATTATCTACCGCAGGGCAATTAGCAGCTGGAATCGCTCATGAAATCAGAAATCCGCTTACCGCCATTAACGGCTTTATGAAGCTGCTTCGCTCTTCCGAGCGCATGAATGATAAATATTTTTTCATTATTGAGTCAGAATTGAAACGCATCGAATTTATCGTCAACGAGCTGCTGGTCTTATCCAAGCCACAAACGACGCATGTCAGTAAACCAGTGGATTTATTATCTTTACTAGAACAAGTCACCACACTAATGAATGGACAAGCTGCACTGAAAAACCTTCAGATCCTCCCTGTCTGTACAGATCACTCCATATGGGTCCATGGTGAGGCTTATCAGCTGAAACAGGTATTTATTAATTTACTTAAAAATGCGATGGAAGCAATGAATAGTGGAGGAAACATATATATTCATGTGCTTACGAATGAAAGCGAAGCCCGAATCAGCGTGCAAGATGAAGGTTGCGGGATGACAGAGGAACAGATTAAAGCACTTGGTAAACCATTTTATACGACAAAAGAAACAGGAACAGGCCTTGGATTTATGATCACGCAGAATATTGTACATAATCATGGCGGAGCGATCACTGTAGAAAGTGTTCCTGAGCAAGGCACTACATTTACGGTAACCATTCCAAAAATTTTAGAGCCAGAGGAAGCTGTCATATAA
- a CDS encoding DUF4181 domain-containing protein encodes MIIPFLLLIIAFSGFFLRIWIVGPDKEKLSDDGNELNIKGKLILGLIGLISVIVIMIADGVQGMGMKWFWIVFIIISLGFQSFIDWKFLKHTKQHIVSLILLVEGVVLVYFLF; translated from the coding sequence TTGATCATTCCATTTTTATTATTAATTATTGCTTTTTCTGGTTTTTTTCTAAGGATATGGATTGTTGGCCCGGATAAAGAAAAACTTTCTGACGACGGTAATGAGCTAAATATAAAAGGTAAATTAATACTCGGACTTATTGGATTAATTTCGGTAATTGTCATAATGATAGCTGATGGCGTACAGGGGATGGGAATGAAGTGGTTTTGGATTGTATTCATAATTATTTCCCTAGGATTTCAGTCATTTATTGATTGGAAATTCTTAAAGCATACGAAACAACATATCGTTTCACTGATTTTGTTAGTTGAAGGTGTGGTGTTAGTTTATTTCCTTTTCTAA
- a CDS encoding DMT family transporter: protein MMDQRKTHTGHLLALITIIIWGTTFISSKILLTDFTPVEILFFRFLLGYFVLLLIYSRPVRTKSIKQELLFISAGLCGITLYFLLENIALVYTLASNVGVIVSIAPFFTAVIAHFFLEEEKFHRQFILGFVIALSGIILIGLNGSFLLKLNPIGDLLAFIAPMVWAIYSVLMRKISDLQAHTIGATRKVFFYGILFMLPALFIFDFHLDLSRFKEIQNITNILFLGLGASALCFVTWNRAVGILGAVKTSVYIYIVPVVTVAASALILNEKITWATLLGIFLTLTGSYISERKPK from the coding sequence ATGATGGATCAACGCAAGACCCATACGGGACATCTGCTGGCACTAATTACGATTATCATCTGGGGAACGACCTTTATCTCTTCAAAAATACTATTAACGGATTTTACGCCTGTTGAAATTCTGTTCTTCCGCTTTCTTTTGGGTTACTTTGTATTGTTACTGATCTATTCACGTCCAGTGCGAACGAAATCCATTAAGCAAGAATTACTATTTATTTCAGCAGGATTATGTGGAATTACTTTATATTTTCTTCTAGAGAACATTGCCCTAGTCTACACCCTTGCTTCCAATGTAGGCGTGATTGTCTCAATTGCTCCATTCTTCACAGCTGTGATTGCTCACTTCTTTTTGGAGGAAGAGAAATTTCATCGTCAGTTTATATTAGGATTTGTAATTGCGCTGTCTGGAATTATTTTAATCGGGCTAAATGGAAGTTTTCTTCTAAAACTGAACCCGATCGGAGACCTATTGGCTTTCATAGCCCCTATGGTTTGGGCCATTTACTCTGTATTAATGCGAAAAATAAGCGATTTACAGGCTCATACGATTGGGGCTACCCGTAAAGTATTTTTTTATGGAATCTTATTTATGCTGCCAGCTTTATTTATCTTTGATTTTCATTTGGATCTAAGTAGATTCAAAGAAATCCAAAATATTACTAACATCCTCTTTTTAGGACTGGGAGCCTCTGCTTTATGTTTTGTCACCTGGAATCGGGCTGTAGGAATCTTAGGAGCCGTAAAAACAAGTGTGTACATATATATTGTGCCTGTAGTTACGGTGGCAGCCTCTGCCCTTATCCTGAATGAAAAGATCACTTGGGCAACTTTGCTGGGAATCTTCTTGACGCTAACCGGTTCATATATTTCTGAACGCAAACCGAAATAA
- a CDS encoding flavodoxin domain-containing protein, whose product MAVLILYATKSGATEQCAKVLSEELPQSKICNIEIEKPSLEAFDSIILGAGVRDEKIYKAIRDFIKKNKDELLNKKMGYYICNEKPKTTEELIEKNFPDDLKKAAICIESFGGYKAYKAPKEGTDQLKGIFVDKIKEFSKNFK is encoded by the coding sequence ATGGCAGTACTTATTCTATACGCTACAAAATCAGGGGCAACAGAGCAATGCGCAAAGGTATTATCAGAAGAGCTTCCTCAGAGTAAGATCTGTAATATTGAAATAGAGAAGCCAAGTCTTGAGGCATTTGATAGCATTATTTTAGGTGCTGGAGTAAGAGACGAGAAAATATATAAAGCGATTCGTGATTTTATCAAAAAAAATAAAGATGAGTTACTAAATAAGAAGATGGGCTACTATATTTGTAACGAAAAACCAAAGACTACGGAGGAATTAATTGAGAAGAATTTCCCAGATGATTTAAAAAAAGCTGCGATTTGCATCGAATCCTTTGGCGGTTATAAAGCCTATAAGGCTCCCAAAGAAGGTACTGATCAGCTCAAGGGGATTTTTGTAGATAAAATAAAAGAGTTTTCTAAGAATTTTAAATAG
- a CDS encoding MOSC domain-containing protein, whose amino-acid sequence MQSIVGEIREINRYPVKSFAGERLETCVIEPYGMLGDRFCAFYDESKEGWWRYFTARNNPKMLTYQAQFINGEIHVRASDGRTFGWDEHLLEEIQSQTKTQITMSSIKASHPQPEHPQLLSVDGASILLITDASLKKLEAAWGHTLDQRRFRGNFVIALRDESLFEGDWIGRQLSIGDVQLQVDSFCERCMVITMDPDSQERDPKLLKKLNQEFELHFGVYASVVKTGEIRIGDKVELMD is encoded by the coding sequence GTGCAATCAATCGTTGGTGAAATCAGAGAAATTAATCGCTATCCAGTCAAGTCATTTGCAGGTGAACGATTGGAAACCTGTGTAATAGAACCGTATGGAATGTTAGGGGATCGCTTCTGTGCCTTTTATGATGAGTCAAAAGAGGGCTGGTGGCGGTATTTTACGGCTAGAAATAATCCTAAAATGCTGACCTACCAAGCGCAATTTATCAATGGAGAAATTCATGTAAGGGCTTCGGATGGACGAACCTTTGGGTGGGATGAGCATTTATTGGAAGAAATCCAAAGCCAAACTAAAACGCAAATTACCATGTCTAGTATAAAAGCTTCACATCCACAGCCAGAGCACCCGCAATTGTTATCGGTGGATGGCGCCAGTATTTTACTCATTACGGATGCTAGTTTGAAGAAGCTAGAGGCTGCGTGGGGACATACCTTAGATCAGCGCCGGTTTCGTGGGAACTTTGTTATAGCTCTACGCGATGAATCTCTTTTCGAAGGGGATTGGATCGGGCGGCAGCTCTCCATAGGAGATGTTCAGCTACAGGTAGATAGTTTTTGTGAGAGATGTATGGTTATCACGATGGACCCGGATAGTCAGGAAAGAGACCCTAAATTATTGAAAAAACTAAACCAAGAGTTTGAACTACACTTCGGAGTGTACGCTTCTGTAGTTAAGACAGGGGAAATCAGAATCGGAGACAAAGTAGAATTAATGGATTAG
- a CDS encoding AraC family ligand binding domain-containing protein gives MTREVRTIVFDSGLNFEAYRFEGIMQKFPNHFHDYYVIGFIEQGKRLMICNNEEHILNSGDVIIFNPQDTHNCEPMDGNSFDYRAFNIQPEIMRKYVLEITGMDYLPRFTHNALYQSELATSLHDLHQMILEDQTDFQKEELFLFLLEQLLREYSDAEPFYSSQDLTSEIKTICEYIETHYAQNITLNQLSELTSLSKYHLLRLFTRQKGISPYRYLETIRIIQAKRLLEQGVLPIEVASLTGFSDQSHFTNFFKKLIGLTPKQYMRIFIQQPGQTRSTERMI, from the coding sequence GTGACTCGTGAAGTTCGGACCATCGTCTTCGATAGCGGCTTGAATTTTGAGGCGTATCGCTTTGAAGGGATCATGCAAAAATTCCCTAACCATTTTCATGACTATTACGTTATAGGTTTTATTGAACAAGGCAAAAGACTTATGATTTGTAACAATGAAGAACATATCCTTAACAGCGGAGATGTTATCATCTTTAATCCGCAAGATACCCACAACTGTGAACCGATGGACGGAAACTCTTTTGATTACCGCGCCTTCAATATTCAGCCTGAGATAATGCGTAAGTATGTGCTTGAAATTACCGGCATGGACTACTTGCCTCGGTTCACACATAATGCGCTATACCAAAGTGAACTGGCAACCTCATTACACGATCTACATCAAATGATATTAGAGGATCAAACTGATTTTCAAAAAGAAGAATTGTTTCTGTTTCTCCTGGAGCAGCTTCTGAGGGAATATTCCGATGCAGAGCCTTTCTATTCTTCACAAGACCTTACCTCTGAAATCAAAACCATTTGCGAATACATAGAGACTCATTATGCGCAGAATATTACCCTCAATCAATTAAGTGAATTGACAAGCTTAAGCAAATATCATTTACTGCGTTTATTTACCAGACAAAAAGGGATATCTCCTTATCGATACTTGGAAACCATTCGGATTATTCAGGCCAAGCGACTTTTAGAACAAGGAGTACTCCCCATAGAAGTGGCCTCACTAACCGGATTCAGCGATCAGAGCCATTTCACAAATTTTTTCAAAAAATTGATTGGCTTAACCCCTAAGCAATACATGCGTATATTTATTCAGCAGCCGGGCCAAACGCGATCAACGGAACGCATGATATGA
- a CDS encoding serine hydrolase domain-containing protein has translation MKKKVISLLMVSLLLVVYLPTNALAADSSKTQTYVNTQKVAAEKAAFLTEKIGTTSLQYALIDGDNIVMSGTAGYSHVESKTAPSTTTMYGIGSTSKMYTTASIMKLVDQGKVDLDAPVVSYLNNFTMEDSRYKQITVRMLLNHSSGLGGSNLSNSFLFNDSDSIAKDNLLATLTTQRLKADPGAYSVYCNDGFTLAELIVEKVSGMDFTTFIHQNFTGPLGLGHTKTPVDSVDSRQLASVYNATYPAALPQETINVIGTGGIYSTAEDLVRFATIFTGGSKELLSEKSVKAMEQEEYKRGMWPKGKDNSFAYGLGWDSVNLYPFNQYEIKALTKGGDTTLYHTSLVVLPDQQMAAAVVSSGGDSTTDQMLANEILLSALQEKGVIKELKPTPTFKASNKEVMPQELLEYAGVYADSTQLMKIEISKAGELSISSIMAPTFPAQKFSYNTNGEFLDATGTNKVSFVKESNGRVYLWIQGYGVIPGLGETALSQYSAEKLEANALSNEVLSAWQQRQGKLYFDVSEKYSSQFYMSMPVAGIAMFLDAPGYMGSNKITGPNKAEMTVQIPTLGGRDLADIVFENKEGVEYLKIGNQIFITQDAIKPIYAGPQSLVTIQADGYARWYEVPETASGKLMTVGLPSKGSFAVYDANGVCVNFSTVSGLTQVKLPSNGKIVFVSDVGAKFELTIK, from the coding sequence ATGAAGAAGAAAGTAATATCCCTGTTGATGGTATCTTTACTTTTAGTAGTTTATCTTCCTACGAATGCATTAGCAGCGGATAGCAGCAAAACGCAAACATATGTGAACACTCAGAAGGTCGCGGCAGAGAAGGCAGCATTCTTAACGGAAAAGATAGGAACGACAAGTCTCCAATATGCTCTTATCGATGGCGATAATATCGTTATGAGCGGCACAGCTGGATACAGCCATGTGGAGAGCAAGACAGCACCAAGCACTACAACGATGTATGGAATTGGCTCGACGAGTAAAATGTATACGACCGCTTCTATTATGAAGCTCGTTGATCAAGGAAAGGTAGATTTGGATGCACCTGTCGTATCGTATCTGAATAATTTTACGATGGAAGATTCACGCTATAAGCAAATCACCGTACGAATGCTGCTGAATCATTCATCAGGTCTTGGGGGTTCGAACTTATCGAACTCTTTCTTATTCAATGATTCTGATTCTATCGCCAAAGATAATTTGCTGGCGACTTTGACAACTCAACGCCTAAAGGCAGATCCAGGAGCCTACTCAGTATATTGTAATGATGGATTTACGCTGGCGGAGTTGATTGTTGAGAAAGTTAGTGGTATGGACTTCACTACATTCATCCATCAGAATTTTACAGGTCCTTTAGGGCTTGGGCATACGAAAACGCCAGTAGATTCTGTGGATTCTAGACAGCTGGCAAGTGTATACAATGCTACCTATCCTGCCGCTTTACCCCAAGAGACGATTAACGTGATTGGAACAGGGGGCATCTATTCTACGGCTGAAGATTTGGTGCGATTTGCAACTATTTTCACTGGAGGATCGAAAGAACTTCTGTCAGAAAAATCAGTAAAAGCGATGGAGCAAGAGGAGTACAAGCGTGGAATGTGGCCAAAAGGAAAAGATAATTCGTTTGCGTATGGATTGGGCTGGGACAGTGTAAATTTATATCCATTCAATCAGTACGAGATCAAAGCTCTGACAAAGGGTGGGGATACAACTCTGTATCATACTTCACTTGTTGTCTTGCCTGATCAGCAGATGGCAGCAGCTGTGGTATCTTCTGGTGGGGATAGCACAACCGATCAGATGCTTGCTAACGAAATATTGCTCAGTGCGCTACAAGAAAAGGGAGTTATCAAGGAACTAAAACCTACACCTACATTTAAAGCTTCGAACAAAGAGGTTATGCCGCAGGAATTGCTGGAGTATGCTGGTGTCTATGCTGATTCTACACAACTGATGAAGATAGAGATTAGTAAAGCTGGGGAATTGAGTATATCTTCGATTATGGCACCTACATTTCCAGCTCAGAAATTTTCGTATAATACAAACGGTGAATTCTTAGATGCAACGGGTACTAATAAAGTCAGCTTTGTGAAGGAAAGCAATGGTCGTGTCTACCTTTGGATTCAAGGGTACGGGGTCATTCCAGGGCTTGGTGAGACTGCTCTTTCTCAATATTCGGCTGAAAAGCTAGAGGCAAACGCTTTATCCAATGAGGTCTTGTCAGCTTGGCAGCAGCGTCAAGGGAAATTGTATTTTGATGTCAGTGAGAAGTATAGCTCACAATTTTACATGAGTATGCCAGTAGCTGGAATTGCTATGTTCCTTGATGCACCGGGCTATATGGGCTCAAATAAAATAACTGGGCCGAATAAAGCTGAAATGACCGTGCAAATTCCAACTTTAGGTGGGCGCGATCTTGCGGATATTGTTTTTGAAAATAAAGAGGGCGTGGAGTATCTCAAGATTGGAAACCAAATATTTATAACGCAGGATGCCATTAAACCTATCTATGCCGGCCCGCAATCATTGGTGACCATTCAAGCAGATGGATATGCGAGATGGTATGAAGTACCTGAGACAGCATCAGGCAAGTTGATGACAGTAGGGCTACCATCTAAAGGTTCCTTTGCTGTTTATGATGCGAATGGTGTGTGTGTGAATTTCTCTACTGTCAGTGGTCTTACGCAAGTTAAACTTCCGAGTAACGGGAAAATTGTATTTGTAAGCGATGTGGGTGCGAAGTTTGAATTGACAATCAAGTAG